From a single Ascaphus truei isolate aAscTru1 chromosome 2, aAscTru1.hap1, whole genome shotgun sequence genomic region:
- the LOC142488156 gene encoding LOW QUALITY PROTEIN: uncharacterized protein LOC142488156 (The sequence of the model RefSeq protein was modified relative to this genomic sequence to represent the inferred CDS: inserted 2 bases in 1 codon) has translation MTVMQFVIELGRRGLAGRTISRKLSGVSFFLRLGGETDVTKAFVVKRALAGLLRGAPSSDTRRPVTPALLEALVKITGLVCFSTFEAELFNAAFTLAFFGALRIGELVCASKKRGGGFQARDVALGADYLQLFIRRSKTDQMGRGAVVPLLSVPGKCFCPVGALRAYLXECGPLLVHSDGVPLSRYQFSRVFRVCLERLGLEAAQFGTHSFRIGAATEAARVGLAGEVIQRIGRWGSSRYRSYVRPGAGAEQVSLV, from the exons ATGACAGTGATGCAATTCGTGATCGAGTTGGGGCGCAGGGGGTTAGCAGGGAGGACAATTAGCAGGAAACTGAGCGGGGTGTCATTCTTCTTGAGGCTGGGCGGTGAGACTGACGTCACTAAGGCGTTTGTAGTCAAGAGGGCCCTGGCGGGGCTTTTGAGGGGGGCACCGTCCAGCGACACCAGGAGACCAGTAACTCCGGCGTTATTGGAGGCGTTGGTGAAGATAACAGGGCTGGTCTGCTTTTCAACCTTCGAGGCGGAGCTATTCAATGCGGCATTCACCTTGGCGTTCTTTGGAGCATTGCGTATAGGGGAGCTAGTCTGCGCTTCTAAGAAAAGGGGCGGGGGCTTCCAGGCCAGGGATGTGGCGCTCGGGGCGGATTATTTGCAGCTTTTCATCCGGCGGTCCAAGACGGACCAAATGGGCAGGGGGGCGGTGGTACCATTGCTAAGCGTACCAGGGAAGTGTTTCTGCCCGGTGGGGGCTCTTAGGGCGTACTT CGAGTGCGGGCCTTTACTCGTTCACAGTGACGGGGTCCCATTATCCAGGTACCAGTTCTCGCGAGTGTTCCGGGTCTGCCTTGAGCGCTTGGGGTTGGAAGCGGCCCAATTCGGGACTCACTCGTTCAGGATTGGGGCCGCGACTGAGGCAGCGCGGGTTGGCCTGGCTGGGGAGGTGATACAAAGGATTGGCCGTTGGGGCTCCAGCAGGTACCGGTCCTATGTCAGGCCCGGGGCAGGCGCAGAACAGGTTTCGCTGGTGtga